One window from the genome of Commensalibacter oyaizuii encodes:
- a CDS encoding cobaltochelatase CobT-related protein, with translation MQEDQKKSSSSHTPPLKKETYDPEQFKQATIGVIHALSGRTDTNVNFYSGPLRHQATHSHVTQTTVHLPTPPSVQDPIGLTQLRGAADSIALRLKYHNPNIHETNQPEMGDAKTTFDALEQVRVEALGSQHMQGIAANLRAVVEYTSHAEGHARMNKAEQMPPQTALALLAREKLTGEPVPKESRRVLQLWRNRLNKNGEDALEQMMLHMHNQKDYAKAAQKLLTAYHLMEDLEETEKEKESSDNNDNQDQDTPDNPDETLQDEQSEPQEQQQPEEQTPQLAQGMDNLDLPDAQEGEGFEAQEQPAGPQEGPPPPLSEVEDQQYRIYTKNFDEVVTADQLCNAEELAYLRKQLDQQLHHIQNVISKLANRLQRKLMAQQRRSWNFDLEEGLLDASKLPRVILNPASSLTFKQEKETDFKDTIVTLLIDNSGSMRGKPISIAAMCGDILARTLERCAVKVEVLGFTTRAWKGGRSREQWLGSGRPVEPGRLNDLRHIIYKSADQPWRHARRNLGLMLQEGILKENIDGEALHWAWQRLRHRTENRKILMVISDGAPVDDSTLSANNPEYLELHLRRMIARIEAQPDIELTAIGIGHDVTRYYQRAVTITNAEQLGGTMMQELANLFDINRKTILKRN, from the coding sequence ATGCAAGAAGATCAAAAAAAATCATCCTCTTCTCACACCCCTCCTTTGAAAAAAGAAACGTACGATCCAGAGCAATTTAAACAGGCAACCATTGGGGTCATTCATGCTTTGAGTGGGCGCACTGATACCAATGTTAATTTTTACTCTGGCCCCCTACGTCATCAAGCAACGCACAGTCATGTTACGCAAACCACTGTGCATTTGCCCACCCCACCCTCAGTACAAGACCCTATCGGATTAACACAATTACGCGGTGCTGCAGATTCAATCGCCCTGCGCTTGAAATATCATAACCCAAATATTCACGAAACCAATCAACCCGAAATGGGAGATGCCAAAACAACATTTGATGCACTAGAGCAAGTCCGCGTTGAAGCACTGGGCAGTCAACACATGCAAGGCATTGCTGCCAATTTGCGCGCTGTTGTCGAATATACCAGTCATGCTGAGGGACATGCACGCATGAATAAAGCCGAGCAAATGCCCCCACAAACGGCACTGGCATTGCTAGCCAGAGAAAAATTAACAGGGGAACCCGTTCCAAAAGAATCTAGGCGCGTTTTACAATTATGGCGCAACCGTTTAAATAAAAATGGTGAGGATGCTTTGGAACAAATGATGTTGCACATGCATAATCAAAAAGATTATGCCAAAGCAGCACAAAAACTGCTGACAGCATACCACTTGATGGAAGATTTAGAAGAAACAGAAAAAGAAAAAGAATCTTCAGATAACAATGATAATCAAGACCAAGACACCCCAGATAATCCAGATGAAACCCTTCAAGATGAACAATCAGAACCCCAAGAACAGCAACAACCAGAAGAACAAACCCCTCAACTAGCCCAAGGTATGGATAATCTTGACCTTCCCGATGCACAAGAAGGCGAAGGTTTCGAAGCCCAAGAACAACCTGCCGGCCCACAAGAGGGACCCCCGCCCCCATTAAGTGAGGTCGAGGATCAACAATACCGCATTTATACTAAAAATTTCGATGAGGTTGTAACCGCTGATCAATTATGTAACGCTGAAGAACTTGCTTATTTGCGCAAACAATTAGATCAACAACTACATCATATCCAAAATGTTATTTCCAAACTTGCCAATCGTTTACAACGCAAGCTGATGGCCCAACAAAGACGCAGTTGGAATTTTGATTTAGAAGAAGGTTTGCTTGATGCCAGTAAGTTACCACGCGTTATTTTAAACCCTGCCAGTTCGTTAACATTTAAACAGGAAAAAGAAACAGATTTTAAAGACACCATTGTTACTTTGCTAATTGATAATTCGGGTTCAATGCGTGGGAAACCGATCAGTATTGCCGCCATGTGTGGGGATATTTTGGCACGAACCTTGGAACGATGCGCTGTCAAAGTCGAAGTTTTGGGCTTTACCACCCGCGCATGGAAGGGAGGGCGCAGCCGTGAACAATGGTTAGGCAGTGGCCGACCCGTAGAACCTGGTCGCTTAAATGATTTACGTCATATAATTTATAAATCAGCCGATCAGCCTTGGCGACATGCTCGTCGTAACTTGGGCTTAATGTTACAAGAAGGAATATTAAAGGAAAATATTGACGGTGAGGCTTTACATTGGGCTTGGCAGAGATTGCGCCATCGTACCGAAAATCGTAAAATCTTGATGGTTATTTCTGATGGCGCACCCGTTGATGATAGTACACTTTCTGCCAATAATCCAGAATATTTGGAATTACATCTGCGCCGTATGATTGCCCGTATCGAAGCACAGCCAGATATTGAATTAACCGCAATTGGAATTGGTCATGACGTCACACGTTACTATCAACGTGCGGTTACAATCACAAATGCCGAACAATTAGGGGGAACAATGATGCAAGAATTGGCAAACCTATTCGACATTAATCGTAAAACTATCCTCAAAAGAAACTGA
- a CDS encoding Hint domain-containing protein — translation MAGVTNRQVVSGVTVTSVTRAYHVSNGDTLIGATVTGGSLIIDQGGVASNVVVSSTDKNAAPLLVQPGGTLYNLEVYSTAAAGAGNPNIYGVVDGGIIHTNASMTIMGDGQVSNVIVDGGTLGNYTGSSFDIVLNNNGRHIIQGGLAVRTIINSGNQIVRSTTVAISTQIYNGFQTVAGTASNTTVHNMGSQLVTSGGMAYDTIIENGGYMNVASGGHMGGTIQLQEGGRLTTHPTAGGAVDLQGNNNSGLIISGINTTTSNSNTTITTTISGYSGDKEGTGETDLITLYGVKQSDVVSVDFVDAQGNPSGDYVTLKLKNGSKLTMHILGVEDQGYALGTDSNGNLTMEVCFLEGTMIKTPNGDIAIETLSVGDLVTTFDWKNNQIVTAPIKWIGKKTTFVKSSHPDDEAGYPVRILKDAISEGVPYKDLLVTAEHCLFFDGKFVPARMLINGMSIFYDYSFTEYTYYHLETDKHSVIYADGMLTESYLDTGNRYNFIQDGSVFILRKNIVVKTWENDAAAELNVQRMVVEPIYNQIFQRCLKKDQFHYKEQHLTNDSNICLKTKKHNILPYLVKGNIFFFQVDENIDCVNILSNADRPCDVIGPYVDDRRRLGVLIGKITVITPKRVHDIKIHIQHDILSGWHSIESCLYRWTDGNALLPFEEKIHGKKIIMIEVVAGGPYKKNKMVA, via the coding sequence ATGGCTGGTGTAACAAACAGGCAGGTAGTTAGTGGTGTAACCGTAACATCTGTAACCAGAGCATATCATGTGTCAAATGGTGATACGTTGATTGGTGCAACGGTTACGGGGGGGAGTTTAATTATCGATCAAGGGGGGGTGGCAAGCAACGTTGTTGTCAGTAGTACAGATAAAAATGCTGCACCTCTATTAGTTCAACCCGGTGGCACTCTATATAATCTTGAAGTATATTCCACTGCAGCTGCAGGGGCTGGCAACCCGAATATCTATGGGGTTGTTGATGGGGGTATCATTCATACAAATGCCTCAATGACAATTATGGGAGATGGGCAAGTTTCTAATGTTATAGTTGATGGTGGAACATTGGGTAACTATACAGGTTCATCATTTGATATTGTTCTTAACAATAATGGTCGACATATCATTCAAGGTGGCCTTGCGGTTAGAACGATTATCAACAGTGGAAATCAAATTGTACGCTCTACTACGGTTGCAATTAGTACACAGATTTATAACGGTTTTCAGACTGTGGCAGGAACAGCCAGCAATACAACAGTACATAATATGGGGTCGCAATTAGTCACATCAGGCGGCATGGCTTATGATACCATTATTGAGAATGGTGGCTACATGAATGTTGCCTCTGGTGGTCACATGGGTGGTACTATTCAGTTACAAGAAGGTGGTCGTTTGACAACTCATCCAACTGCAGGCGGTGCTGTTGATTTACAGGGTAACAATAATAGTGGATTGATTATTTCTGGAATAAATACAACTACCAGTAACTCAAACACAACAATCACAACAACAATTTCTGGGTATAGTGGCGATAAGGAAGGAACAGGAGAGACAGATTTAATTACTTTATATGGTGTTAAGCAATCTGACGTTGTCAGCGTGGATTTTGTTGATGCACAGGGTAATCCAAGTGGAGATTATGTTACTTTAAAATTAAAAAATGGTAGTAAACTGACTATGCATATTCTCGGCGTTGAAGATCAAGGTTATGCTTTGGGTACTGACAGTAATGGCAATTTGACTATGGAGGTTTGTTTTTTAGAAGGAACCATGATTAAAACGCCAAATGGTGATATTGCTATTGAAACATTATCAGTTGGTGATCTAGTAACAACTTTTGATTGGAAAAATAATCAAATTGTTACCGCACCTATTAAATGGATTGGAAAGAAGACAACATTTGTTAAATCTAGTCACCCTGATGATGAGGCAGGATATCCTGTTCGTATTTTAAAAGATGCTATTTCTGAGGGAGTTCCCTATAAAGATTTATTAGTAACAGCAGAACATTGTTTGTTTTTTGATGGTAAATTTGTTCCGGCACGGATGTTAATCAATGGAATGAGTATTTTTTATGATTATTCATTTACTGAATATACTTATTATCATTTAGAAACAGATAAGCATTCTGTTATATACGCTGATGGTATGTTAACTGAAAGCTACTTGGATACTGGCAATCGTTATAATTTTATACAAGATGGCAGTGTGTTTATTTTAAGAAAAAATATTGTTGTTAAAACTTGGGAAAACGATGCAGCGGCAGAATTAAATGTTCAGCGAATGGTTGTTGAACCAATTTATAATCAAATATTTCAACGATGTTTAAAAAAGGATCAATTCCATTATAAAGAACAGCATCTTACTAACGATAGTAATATTTGCTTAAAAACTAAGAAACACAATATTTTACCCTACTTGGTTAAAGGAAATATATTCTTTTTCCAGGTTGATGAAAATATTGATTGTGTAAATATCTTGTCAAATGCCGATCGTCCTTGTGATGTCATTGGACCCTACGTTGATGATCGTCGAAGGTTGGGAGTTTTGATTGGCAAGATTACAGTGATTACACCCAAAAGGGTTCATGATATTAAAATACATATTCAACATGATATATTGTCTGGATGGCATTCCATTGAAAGTTGTTTATATCGTTGGACGGATGGAAATGCTCTTTTACCTTTTG
- a CDS encoding J domain-containing protein, protein MTTKKKRFRAFDPDPDRPERCCDMPHCREPAGYKAPKSPTKLNEYYWFCFDHIKEYNKNWDFCKGMTPAQIEQQLRSASVWDKPSWKLGQLGKADLLQEQFFKDSLGIFSKHSGFNTRKHSQPTPKSAPTELKDSLKILGLTWPISLQDLKKRYTSLARQYHPDSNGGDSQSEEQFKTINAAYSQVRTHLINSVEI, encoded by the coding sequence ATGACTACCAAAAAAAAACGTTTTCGTGCCTTTGACCCAGACCCAGACCGCCCCGAAAGATGTTGCGATATGCCACACTGTCGTGAACCTGCTGGATATAAAGCACCAAAATCACCAACAAAACTGAACGAATATTACTGGTTTTGTTTTGATCATATTAAAGAATACAATAAAAACTGGGATTTTTGTAAAGGAATGACCCCCGCACAAATAGAACAGCAACTGCGTTCGGCCTCTGTGTGGGATAAACCTTCTTGGAAATTAGGACAATTAGGCAAAGCAGATTTATTACAGGAACAATTTTTTAAAGATTCTTTGGGCATTTTCTCTAAACATTCTGGGTTTAATACACGCAAGCACTCACAACCTACACCTAAAAGTGCCCCCACCGAACTCAAAGACTCTCTTAAAATCTTGGGACTTACATGGCCAATTTCGCTTCAGGATTTAAAAAAACGCTATACATCCCTTGCCCGCCAATATCATCCAGATAGTAACGGTGGGGACAGTCAATCCGAAGAACAATTTAAAACCATCAACGCAGCTTATTCCCAAGTAAGAACACATTTAATAAATTCTGTAGAAATCTAG
- a CDS encoding LolA family protein, whose product MKWARRSLAVLFPILLAACHAGQETRPTCELTAISQVESYLNDEKGFEGQFTQTWPDGGQSSGRVVYEPGKLRLNYEYPSTMIVVAKDKRMVAKEFAHQSITRIGLSRNPLGLMLQSPVHLVKPILVTNVQRHPHQLQISLASADNPSQGLLTLRFKEELGRLTLEQMQAVDVRGGRTIMDLRDIQQGVQVPASYFAYPDGQK is encoded by the coding sequence ATGAAGTGGGCGCGTAGAAGTCTTGCAGTATTGTTTCCTATTTTGTTGGCAGCATGTCATGCTGGTCAAGAAACACGTCCAACATGCGAATTAACAGCCATTTCTCAGGTTGAGTCTTATTTAAATGACGAAAAAGGGTTTGAGGGACAATTTACTCAAACTTGGCCAGATGGAGGGCAATCTTCAGGGCGGGTTGTTTACGAACCTGGGAAGCTACGATTAAATTATGAATACCCATCGACTATGATTGTCGTGGCCAAAGATAAGCGAATGGTTGCCAAAGAATTTGCACATCAGTCAATTACACGTATCGGATTATCCAGAAATCCCTTGGGACTAATGTTACAAAGTCCTGTTCACTTGGTTAAACCGATTTTGGTTACGAATGTGCAGCGTCACCCCCATCAATTACAAATTTCATTAGCCAGTGCAGACAACCCTTCACAAGGGTTATTAACCCTGCGATTCAAAGAGGAATTGGGACGCTTGACCTTAGAGCAAATGCAGGCAGTTGATGTTCGTGGTGGTCGCACGATCATGGATTTAAGGGATATTCAACAAGGGGTGCAAGTCCCAGCATCATATTTTGCTTATCCTGACGGGCAAAAATAA
- a CDS encoding AAA family ATPase: MTETSDQPIISGNNDLPPTSILSTPDKIFKVRETFHIELDMEVQGFSVKTALVPDLDPSYCFDKEITQAILAGFKYNRRVMVQGFHGTGKSSHIEQIAARLNWPCVRINLDSHISRIDLIGKDAIVLQDGKQITQFKEGLLPWALENPCALIFDEYDAGRPDVMFVIQRVLEAEGKLTLLDQNRVIRPHQAFRLFATANTIGLGDTTGLYHGTQQINQGQMDRWNIVASLNYLPHEQETQIIMSKMGVSENDSEATKMINSMVALANLTRHGFASGEISTVMSPRTVITWAENFEIFKDLALAFRLTFLNKCDEAERQTVAEYYQRCFNIDPLISDVI, translated from the coding sequence ATGACTGAAACCTCTGATCAACCGATTATTTCAGGGAACAACGATCTGCCCCCCACTTCTATTTTATCTACTCCTGATAAAATCTTTAAGGTCAGAGAAACATTCCACATAGAGTTAGATATGGAAGTTCAAGGTTTTTCAGTTAAAACTGCCCTGGTACCCGATCTTGATCCAAGCTATTGCTTTGATAAAGAAATTACCCAAGCCATTTTGGCAGGTTTCAAGTATAATCGTCGTGTGATGGTGCAAGGGTTTCATGGAACGGGAAAATCCTCACATATCGAACAAATAGCTGCACGCCTAAACTGGCCCTGTGTTCGAATTAATTTAGACAGTCATATTTCTCGAATTGATCTGATCGGCAAAGACGCCATCGTACTACAAGATGGCAAGCAGATCACTCAATTCAAAGAAGGATTATTACCATGGGCTTTGGAAAATCCTTGTGCCTTAATTTTTGATGAATATGATGCTGGCCGTCCTGATGTAATGTTTGTCATTCAAAGAGTTTTGGAGGCTGAAGGTAAATTAACCCTTCTGGATCAAAACCGGGTTATTCGTCCCCACCAAGCATTTCGTTTGTTCGCCACCGCCAACACCATTGGTCTTGGAGATACAACAGGACTGTATCATGGCACTCAACAAATTAACCAGGGTCAAATGGATCGTTGGAATATTGTTGCATCGTTAAATTACTTGCCACACGAACAAGAAACACAAATTATCATGTCCAAGATGGGTGTATCTGAAAATGATAGTGAAGCAACAAAAATGATTAATTCAATGGTTGCTTTGGCCAATTTAACCCGCCATGGTTTTGCATCGGGGGAAATTTCGACCGTTATGTCTCCAAGAACTGTAATTACATGGGCTGAAAATTTCGAAATCTTTAAAGACCTGGCATTAGCTTTTCGCCTGACCTTTTTAAACAAGTGTGACGAAGCTGAACGTCAAACCGTTGCTGAATATTATCAGCGTTGTTTTAATATTGATCCATTAATTTCTGATGTTATTTAA
- a CDS encoding GMC oxidoreductase, translating to MSIFSPVNKYKEIVPEIFEDIPKPPTHSKVIIIGSGFGGAVSAWRLAQAGIASTILERGSYWPISKDRKTFTDEVLPDGRGFWHRQHVKQLNGFPAVIDDFGGVMDVTSYDHIDVWRGACVGGGSVVYTGVMIQPKQKYFDQLFQGVVDYSEMDQKYYPLVRQVLNLNSMPEDIYQSKPFGHSRTWDSQSQKAGYQPYRVDSVFNWDIIYKELNNEVRASAIVGETDLGNSNGAKFDLTQNYLKYAQDSGFSTVYPGHQVQTISYNGKNYEVKVTKLNPQGDVLDTYMLTCDYLFLAAGSIGTSELLVKAKALNTLPALNEHIGQGWGSNGDAIVVRSFSGSEGLTQGSACASKIDDETIAQIPVTLENWFTPGIAVNIGVAGSLGMTFDETRANFVYNSKTGDVELQWRKTDSDKTEEAIRMINNKIAKASGSVPGLFPLSTDVRADFTAHPLGGAVIGKATDAYGRIKNYSNLYVIDGALMPGSAGLVNPSLTIAALAERNIETIIQKDF from the coding sequence ATGAGTATTTTTAGTCCTGTAAATAAATATAAGGAAATTGTTCCTGAAATTTTTGAAGATATTCCAAAACCTCCTACCCATTCAAAAGTGATTATTATTGGTTCAGGGTTTGGTGGTGCTGTTTCGGCATGGCGTTTGGCACAAGCGGGGATTGCCTCAACAATTTTGGAACGGGGGTCTTATTGGCCTATATCCAAGGATCGTAAAACATTTACAGATGAGGTTTTACCTGATGGACGTGGTTTTTGGCATCGACAACACGTTAAACAATTAAATGGTTTTCCAGCCGTTATTGATGATTTTGGTGGTGTGATGGATGTGACCAGTTATGATCATATTGATGTATGGCGTGGCGCCTGTGTTGGTGGCGGATCTGTTGTTTATACGGGTGTTATGATTCAACCAAAGCAAAAATATTTTGATCAATTATTTCAAGGCGTCGTCGATTATAGCGAAATGGATCAAAAATATTATCCTTTAGTAAGGCAAGTGTTAAATCTTAATTCAATGCCAGAAGATATTTATCAATCAAAACCTTTTGGGCATTCCAGAACATGGGATAGTCAAAGTCAAAAGGCTGGATATCAACCTTATCGCGTGGATTCAGTGTTTAATTGGGATATTATTTATAAAGAACTAAATAATGAAGTTCGCGCATCCGCTATTGTTGGTGAAACGGATTTGGGAAATAGTAATGGTGCAAAGTTTGATCTAACTCAAAACTATTTAAAATACGCACAAGATAGTGGTTTTTCCACTGTGTATCCTGGGCATCAGGTGCAAACCATTTCTTATAATGGAAAAAATTATGAGGTTAAAGTTACGAAATTAAATCCTCAAGGGGATGTTTTGGATACATATATGTTAACGTGCGATTATTTATTTTTGGCGGCAGGTTCAATTGGAACATCAGAGTTATTGGTTAAAGCAAAGGCATTAAACACATTGCCAGCCTTAAATGAACATATTGGTCAAGGATGGGGTAGTAATGGCGACGCAATTGTCGTTAGATCTTTTTCTGGATCTGAAGGGTTAACACAGGGTTCGGCTTGTGCCTCTAAGATAGATGATGAAACCATTGCTCAGATTCCTGTAACTTTGGAAAACTGGTTTACCCCTGGAATAGCTGTGAATATTGGTGTGGCAGGCTCACTTGGAATGACCTTTGATGAGACTAGGGCAAATTTTGTATATAATTCAAAAACAGGGGATGTAGAGCTGCAATGGCGCAAAACCGATAGCGACAAAACAGAGGAAGCTATTCGGATGATAAATAATAAAATTGCTAAAGCCTCAGGGTCAGTTCCAGGATTATTTCCACTATCAACGGATGTACGTGCTGACTTTACTGCTCATCCATTAGGGGGTGCGGTGATTGGTAAGGCGACAGATGCTTATGGGCGTATAAAAAATTATTCAAATTTATACGTTATTGATGGTGCATTAATGCCAGGAAGTGCGGGTTTAGTAAATCCAAGTTTAACGATTGCCGCCTTAGCTGAGCGGAATATCGAAACGATTATTCAAAAAGACTTTTAG
- a CDS encoding NADP-dependent malic enzyme codes for MDQKFKQEALDYHQYPTAGKLTITPTKRMATQRDLSLAYSPGVAAPCLEIQRDPSLASKYTAKGNLVAVISNGTAVLGLGNIGPLAGKPVMEGKAVLFKKFAGIDVFDIEVDATDPDHFCDVVAALEPTFGGINLEDIKAPECFKIEKNLQSRMNIPVFHDDQHGTAIVVTAALVNALRIQNKKLEDVKLVTSGAGAAAMACVDLMVGMGMKVENVTLTDIDGVVWKGRSPDMPENMARYAKETNARTLAEVIKGADIFLGLSAAGVLKAEYLEHMAERPVILALANPEPEITPDEVKTVRKDAIIATGRSDYPNQVNNVLCFPFIFRGALDVGAQQINEAMQHAAVYALAKLATLEANEAVIAAYGGEGPAFGPEYILPKPFDPRLILEIAPAVAKAAMDSGVATRPIEDFKAYIEHLSEFVFRTSQVMQPVFEAVRRSENLKKVVFSEGENERVLRAVQTLVNDNLAKPCLIGNKERIQEKIKSLGLSLQVDKHVHVFEPSRDDLLLQALEKPYQHLVERQGVPPSLAYEQLYRRKSVLAAMLLREGHVDAALIGGYGEWYRHFKYLKNIIPKRQDVKQFYTISALIQSNVVLFMGDAYLHLNPSAEEIAELTLLASEAVSTFGLVPRAALLSYSSFGTGKSGSAEKMREALALIKERNPDLEVDGEMQGDAALSPSIRARLVDNSPLVGNANLLIMPDLDSANIGFSLSRVVGDALQIGPITLGAVKPLHILTESTTARGIVNLATIAIKQSL; via the coding sequence ATGGATCAAAAATTTAAACAGGAAGCTTTGGATTATCACCAATATCCAACAGCAGGTAAGTTAACCATTACTCCAACCAAAAGGATGGCTACCCAACGGGATTTGTCTTTAGCCTATTCCCCAGGTGTTGCTGCGCCGTGTTTAGAAATACAAAGAGATCCATCTTTGGCAAGTAAATACACAGCAAAGGGGAACTTGGTTGCTGTTATTTCTAATGGTACAGCTGTTTTGGGTTTAGGTAATATCGGCCCCCTAGCAGGAAAACCTGTTATGGAAGGAAAGGCCGTTTTATTTAAAAAATTTGCTGGAATTGATGTTTTTGATATCGAGGTCGATGCTACTGATCCCGATCATTTTTGTGATGTTGTGGCAGCATTGGAACCGACTTTTGGTGGTATCAATCTTGAAGATATCAAGGCCCCAGAATGCTTTAAGATTGAAAAAAATTTACAATCCAGAATGAATATCCCTGTTTTTCATGATGATCAGCACGGAACCGCGATTGTCGTTACCGCAGCTTTGGTTAATGCACTGCGAATTCAAAATAAAAAGCTTGAAGATGTCAAGTTGGTGACCTCTGGTGCGGGTGCTGCGGCGATGGCCTGTGTCGACTTAATGGTCGGAATGGGAATGAAAGTTGAAAATGTCACGTTGACTGATATTGATGGTGTGGTATGGAAGGGACGCAGTCCAGACATGCCTGAAAATATGGCACGCTATGCCAAAGAAACCAACGCGCGCACGCTTGCAGAAGTGATTAAAGGGGCAGATATCTTTCTTGGCCTATCCGCAGCAGGCGTTTTAAAAGCAGAATATTTGGAGCATATGGCTGAAAGGCCTGTTATTTTGGCTTTGGCTAATCCCGAGCCTGAAATCACCCCAGACGAGGTTAAAACTGTTCGAAAAGATGCCATTATTGCGACAGGGCGTTCGGATTACCCCAATCAAGTCAATAACGTTTTATGTTTTCCTTTTATTTTTCGGGGGGCGCTAGATGTTGGAGCCCAACAAATTAACGAAGCAATGCAGCATGCGGCTGTCTATGCTTTGGCAAAATTGGCAACATTAGAGGCTAATGAGGCAGTTATTGCTGCTTACGGTGGGGAAGGCCCTGCTTTTGGGCCTGAATATATTTTACCAAAGCCTTTTGATCCTCGTTTAATTTTGGAGATCGCTCCAGCTGTTGCAAAGGCTGCAATGGATAGCGGTGTTGCAACCCGTCCAATCGAGGATTTCAAGGCTTATATCGAGCATCTGTCAGAATTCGTCTTTCGTACTAGTCAGGTTATGCAACCTGTGTTTGAAGCCGTGCGCAGAAGCGAGAATTTGAAAAAAGTTGTATTTTCTGAAGGTGAGAATGAGCGTGTTTTACGTGCTGTTCAAACTTTAGTTAATGATAATTTGGCCAAGCCCTGTCTTATTGGTAATAAGGAGCGAATACAAGAAAAAATCAAAAGTCTTGGATTAAGCTTACAAGTTGATAAGCACGTGCATGTGTTTGAACCATCACGTGACGATCTTTTGTTACAGGCTCTTGAGAAACCTTACCAGCATCTTGTTGAAAGGCAGGGTGTTCCTCCTTCTTTGGCTTATGAACAATTATATCGCAGGAAATCTGTTCTAGCAGCGATGTTGCTTCGTGAAGGACACGTTGATGCGGCGTTAATTGGGGGGTATGGTGAATGGTATCGTCACTTTAAATATCTAAAAAATATTATCCCCAAACGTCAAGATGTAAAGCAATTCTATACAATATCTGCCTTAATACAGTCGAATGTTGTGTTGTTTATGGGGGATGCATATTTACATTTAAATCCGTCAGCCGAAGAAATAGCAGAATTGACCTTGCTTGCTTCAGAAGCGGTATCAACATTTGGATTGGTTCCAAGGGCTGCATTGTTATCTTACTCATCGTTTGGCACTGGAAAATCAGGATCAGCTGAAAAAATGCGCGAAGCGTTGGCATTGATTAAAGAACGTAATCCCGATCTTGAAGTGGACGGTGAAATGCAAGGGGACGCTGCACTCAGCCCGTCAATCAGAGCACGGTTGGTAGATAATTCTCCGTTGGTTGGGAATGCTAATTTGTTGATTATGCCAGATTTAGATTCAGCGAATATTGGCTTTTCATTAAGTCGTGTTGTTGGTGATGCATTACAAATTGGTCCAATAACCCTTGGGGCGGTGAAACCCCTGCATATTTTGACCGAAAGTACGACAGCTCGTGGAATTGTTAACTTAGCGACTATTGCAATCAAACAATCTTTATAA
- the lipB gene encoding lipoyl(octanoyl) transferase LipB, whose translation MTFPPIFFQKSKKIIPYPTAIETMRHYVDRIYHEQQPECLWFLEHPPLYTAGTSAKDHDLINQQHYPTYYTNRGGQWTYHGPGQRIIYFMMDLRQDHHVFPQRDIHAFVNIIEDWIILALKSFDIHAEKRPDRIGLWVVDPITKKEEKIAALGIKLTRWISWHGIALNVYPNLNDYSGIIPCGLTDYGVTSMEKLGIKCSLDDVDQVLLKQWQHLFQHPLRERQILLDD comes from the coding sequence ATGACCTTTCCACCAATATTTTTTCAAAAAAGCAAAAAAATTATCCCTTACCCCACTGCAATCGAAACAATGCGACACTATGTCGACCGTATCTATCATGAACAACAGCCTGAATGTCTTTGGTTTTTAGAGCATCCCCCATTATACACTGCGGGGACATCGGCTAAAGACCACGATTTGATAAATCAGCAACATTATCCCACCTATTACACCAATCGCGGTGGCCAATGGACTTATCACGGTCCAGGACAACGAATTATTTATTTTATGATGGACTTACGTCAAGATCATCACGTCTTTCCACAAAGGGATATTCACGCATTTGTTAATATTATCGAGGACTGGATTATTTTAGCTTTAAAATCCTTTGATATCCACGCAGAAAAAAGACCAGATCGTATCGGATTATGGGTTGTTGATCCCATAACAAAAAAAGAAGAAAAAATAGCCGCCTTGGGAATTAAACTGACCCGTTGGATCAGCTGGCACGGTATTGCGTTAAATGTTTATCCAAATCTAAATGATTATTCAGGGATTATTCCCTGTGGATTGACCGATTATGGGGTAACAAGCATGGAAAAACTTGGAATAAAGTGTTCTTTGGATGATGTCGATCAGGTTTTACTGAAACAATGGCAACATCTTTTCCAACACCCTTTGCGTGAGCGACAAATCTTATTAGACGATTAA